In a single window of the Acidobacteriota bacterium genome:
- a CDS encoding sigma-70 family RNA polymerase sigma factor has protein sequence MPAEGNRSDVTLLLRQMTDGSRSAPDRLLELVYDDLRRLAAAYMQNERPDHTLQATALVHEAYVRLVDWKNVTWENRAQFFAVAAQVMRKVLIDHARARNTRKRASQRLVLDEAISIPDDKQVDLIALEDALIALEKIDPRQAKIVELRFFGGLSIEETAYVMELGESTVRREWTFAKAWFQRELRRDAAN, from the coding sequence ATGCCGGCTGAGGGCAACAGATCAGATGTAACGCTGCTGCTTCGTCAGATGACGGATGGTAGTAGGTCTGCGCCCGACCGACTGCTGGAGCTCGTTTACGACGACCTTCGGCGGCTTGCCGCGGCGTACATGCAGAACGAGCGTCCCGACCACACGCTGCAGGCGACGGCGCTGGTACACGAGGCGTATGTTCGGCTGGTCGATTGGAAGAATGTCACATGGGAGAACCGCGCTCAGTTCTTCGCGGTAGCGGCGCAGGTCATGCGTAAAGTGCTGATCGACCACGCCCGTGCCCGCAATACAAGAAAACGCGCCAGCCAACGTCTTGTCTTGGACGAGGCGATAAGCATCCCCGACGACAAACAGGTAGACCTGATCGCTCTTGAAGATGCCCTGATCGCTCTTGAAAAGATCGATCCGCGTCAGGCAAAGATAGTCGAACTGCGCTTTTTCGGTGGGCTTTCTATTGAGGAAACGGCATATGTGATGGAACTGGGCGAATCGACCGTCCGCCGCGAATGGACCTTCGCAAAAGCATGGTTCCAACGCGAACTTCGGCGCGATGCCGCGAATTGA
- a CDS encoding serine/threonine protein kinase gives MPELDWQLVKDSFAKAYELQEEARSQFLDELCERDPELHDEVVSLLAAADQPENIIEENAVDLAANITQNEPDLTGRQFGNYRIIRELGSGGMGAVFLAERDDGQFKMRVALKVVRQSVVDSDTLKRFLAERQILADLHHPNIAALHDGGVTGSGEPFLAMEYIEGKPLTDYANDKNLSIRERLELFLKVCSAVSFAHRNLIIHRDIKPSNIMVAADGEPKLLDFGLAKALSFDTNKTQTAFRAFTPAYASPEQFKGAAVTTASDIYSLGVVLYELLTGREPYNIDDKSLDEMIRTMTETEPLRPSSVEDIATGNNARTELRGDLDVIVLKTLRKEPERRFQTVDDMAADIRRHLDGRPIAARPNTFGYIAAKSFARNKAAFISAALILIALVAGLGVALWQAEQARRDRDRAERRFQDVRQLSNSLLFDISPKIERLPGSVEAREMLVRRALEYLDSLSAEAVDDEALRAELAAAYEKVGDLQGNIDKPNLSDYAGAIQSFEKARELRRTLADSNDNLAALARNLQTSAAIRNRQNDTAGSLMDISMARNAIAKLIGRSPNDAGLQLAAVDAATDHGRIFAFNNQYKEANEQFDAAIAELNKITAPSLRKDILTARLFAFHGNALSWDSRQPEAETSMAKALELSNELFRREASSTETMATRWQVLLLASSIYEDSKDDVSLQYAKEAETVAARRSELDAADSQAKFDLARSISRVGIMSTKVGDASAGTSQLTRAGRILEELIEREPKNKLYQTDLAKLYIRLGDTSIKRGDRQDALLKYQNAAVIYERLIADDEQNKMARRDLAQALRAVGKTQILVGENAAARVTLTRAKAALDALAAAGSLGGADAELVTDVEKMLASV, from the coding sequence ATGCCCGAACTGGATTGGCAGCTTGTAAAGGATTCATTTGCAAAGGCTTACGAACTGCAAGAAGAAGCACGCAGCCAATTTCTTGACGAACTTTGTGAACGAGATCCCGAATTACACGACGAGGTAGTTTCTCTGCTCGCCGCCGCCGATCAACCTGAGAACATAATCGAAGAAAACGCTGTTGACCTCGCTGCAAACATTACACAAAACGAGCCTGACCTGACGGGGCGCCAATTCGGCAATTACCGCATCATCCGCGAACTCGGCAGCGGCGGCATGGGCGCGGTCTTTTTGGCGGAACGCGACGACGGGCAGTTCAAAATGCGGGTCGCTCTAAAGGTCGTCCGTCAGTCTGTCGTTGACAGCGACACGCTGAAGCGTTTTCTGGCAGAGCGGCAGATCCTCGCCGATCTGCATCACCCTAATATCGCGGCTTTGCATGACGGCGGTGTGACCGGATCCGGCGAACCTTTCCTTGCGATGGAGTATATCGAAGGCAAGCCGCTGACCGACTATGCGAATGACAAAAATCTGTCGATACGCGAGCGTCTCGAACTATTCCTAAAGGTCTGCTCGGCGGTCTCATTCGCACATCGAAACCTCATCATTCACCGCGATATTAAGCCCTCGAACATCATGGTGGCCGCCGACGGCGAGCCGAAACTGTTGGATTTTGGGCTAGCCAAAGCTCTGAGTTTCGATACGAACAAAACGCAGACGGCGTTTCGGGCGTTCACGCCGGCGTATGCTTCGCCAGAACAGTTCAAAGGCGCCGCTGTCACGACCGCAAGCGACATTTACTCGCTGGGCGTCGTGCTCTACGAACTGCTTACCGGCCGCGAACCCTACAATATCGATGACAAGAGCCTCGACGAGATGATCCGAACGATGACAGAGACCGAGCCTCTGCGGCCGAGTTCTGTCGAAGATATTGCGACAGGAAACAACGCAAGAACCGAGCTTCGCGGCGATCTGGACGTGATCGTTCTCAAAACGTTACGCAAAGAACCGGAAAGGCGCTTTCAGACCGTTGACGACATGGCCGCCGACATTCGACGGCATCTCGATGGGCGGCCCATCGCAGCTCGGCCGAATACGTTCGGCTACATCGCCGCTAAATCGTTCGCACGCAACAAGGCAGCCTTCATCTCGGCGGCGTTGATCTTGATAGCACTTGTTGCGGGGCTCGGTGTCGCACTTTGGCAGGCCGAACAGGCTCGCCGCGACCGCGACCGTGCGGAACGCCGTTTTCAGGACGTGCGCCAGCTTTCGAATTCGCTTCTTTTTGACATTTCTCCAAAGATCGAACGGCTGCCGGGCTCGGTCGAAGCACGCGAGATGCTGGTCCGGCGTGCTCTGGAATATCTCGATTCCCTTTCCGCCGAGGCCGTCGATGACGAGGCATTGCGTGCCGAGCTTGCCGCGGCGTATGAAAAGGTCGGCGATCTGCAGGGGAACATCGACAAGCCGAACCTTAGCGATTACGCCGGTGCGATCCAGAGCTTTGAAAAGGCACGCGAACTGCGCCGGACCCTTGCCGATTCGAATGATAATCTCGCCGCTCTTGCCCGAAACCTGCAGACCTCGGCCGCGATACGCAACCGCCAGAACGACACCGCCGGTTCGCTCATGGACATCAGCATGGCTAGAAACGCTATCGCAAAACTGATTGGACGATCTCCGAACGATGCCGGCCTTCAGCTTGCGGCAGTTGATGCCGCGACCGATCATGGCCGAATCTTCGCTTTCAATAATCAATACAAGGAGGCGAACGAACAATTCGACGCGGCCATTGCCGAATTGAACAAGATAACCGCACCTTCGCTGCGAAAGGACATATTGACCGCCCGGCTGTTTGCTTTTCACGGGAACGCTCTTTCGTGGGACAGCCGTCAGCCTGAGGCCGAGACGTCTATGGCGAAAGCATTAGAGCTGTCGAACGAACTCTTTCGCCGAGAGGCTTCATCAACCGAGACGATGGCGACGCGTTGGCAGGTGCTGCTGCTGGCAAGCAGCATTTACGAGGATTCGAAGGACGACGTTTCACTTCAGTACGCAAAAGAGGCGGAGACGGTCGCGGCAAGACGTTCAGAACTGGACGCCGCAGATTCGCAGGCGAAGTTCGACTTGGCTCGTTCTATTTCCCGTGTCGGGATAATGAGCACAAAGGTGGGCGATGCTTCGGCAGGCACATCGCAACTGACTCGCGCAGGCCGCATCTTAGAAGAACTGATCGAACGCGAGCCAAAGAACAAGTTGTATCAGACCGACCTTGCCAAGCTCTACATACGTCTCGGCGATACCAGCATAAAACGGGGCGACCGCCAGGATGCTCTGCTGAAATATCAGAACGCCGCCGTCATTTACGAACGTCTGATAGCCGACGACGAACAGAACAAAATGGCACGCCGCGACCTGGCACAGGCACTGCGTGCGGTCGGCAAAACGCAGATATTGGTCGGAGAGAACGCCGCGGCTCGCGTGACCCTGACCCGAGCAAAAGCGGCTCTCGACGCCCTCGCTGCTGCCGGTTCGCTCGGCGGAGCCGACGCCGAACTCGTTACGGACGTTGAGAAGATGCTTGCATCCGTCTAA